The Pelagibacterium halotolerans B2 nucleotide sequence GGTTTGAAACCGCGCTCTATTCCGGGCCTCGCCGCAAACGCCATTTGGAGCGTGCCCAGCAAAAGTGGAAACTGTTTTGCGCTTCGAACACGCGACAAGACAACGGCTCTAGGACTCGTCTCCAAAATAGCGTGTCTTGAGGTCGGCGATCAGCCCGCTTTCATGCGCGCCGATCAGTTCCACCGAGAGCTGGCGCGTCATCTCGCTGCGCTGGGGCAGTCCAAAGCCATATTTGTCCGGCGCAAAGATCGGGCCGACAACGGATACCGATTGTTGCGGATTGGTGTGGGCGTAATATTCGAGCACCGGGGCATCCCCGACGATCGCCTCGATCCGGCCCGCGACCAGCGCTTCGACGGCCTGGTCGATATGATCGAACGGGCGGATCGTGAGCCCGGCCTGCCGCGCGTAATCCTCCGATACGCTTCCCGGCTGCACACCGACCGGCCGTCCGGGAAGGTCCGCCACCGTGTTGATCTGGTTGTTGAGCGAGAGGGTGGTCATCACGCTTGTCACCGATGAGGTGAGATAGGCCAGCACCGCGATGCCGCAGACAAGCCAGAGCCCCTGCCAGAATCGCCCCATCCAGCCGAACAGGTTCTTTCGTGCCGGCGGCTTTCCCGAGGTTGCGACCGACATGACAGTGTAAAACCCTTCGGCAAGGCCATCGCGCCAGCGGCGGGGAAAATCCTTGTCGAAGCGCCGATCGAACAGCGTCACAAGAACCGTGGCGACGATGATGACGACCGCGATCCAGCCATAGGCACGCAGATGACCCGATTCGCTGAGCCCGGCGACAAGGTCGGAAAAGTCGCCCCCGGAAAATTCATTGACCATTATGCGCTGACCGGCGTCGAACCAGGGATGGGTGAAATCGATCCGCTCGGCCCGCCCCCGCGTCACGGTGATGTTGGTCACAGCAACGTCGACCTCGCCGGACGCCGTGGCATCGACAAGCGCGCCCACGGTGTTGAACGCGACATATTCGCTCTCGAGGTCGAGGCGGGAGGCCAGCCACTGCCACAGCTCGATGGCCATGCCCTCAAATTGCCCGTCGGCCTCCATCACGAACGGCGGATGAACATAAACGCCGACAGTCAGGGCCTCGTCCGCGGGCGGAACGCTCTGGGCGCTGGCCGGCCCTGTGGCAATCGCCGTTGAAAAGGCGATGATTGCGAACAGCGCAACACGCTGGAAATGAAAAAACATAAGGCCCCGGTCCCCGTGCGGTGTTCAAACAGCACGCCCAGTGAACCTTCAATCGCCCGATTTCACAAGTTTACACCCGATAAACAAAACGCCCCCAACCCGAAGGCTGGAGGCGTTCTGCTGTCTCGCCAAAACGAAAGGAGAGGCGAGAAATCTCTAATTTGCTGAGTCTCAAGGCCGGTCAGGGCTGTGCGAAAACGGGGGACTTTCGAGAGTGATGACCGGCTACAGAAGGTCCAGTGGACCTTCTGCAGGGAAGAACGCCCGGCGAAGCTACGCTTCGCGGGCTATGACCGGAGCGTACTTTTGTACGTGAGGACCGGAAGCGCAGAAAACCTGCGTTTGCAGCCAGCCCTCACCGGCCGATGCTTAAGCGGCGTGGCCTTCGAGCCATTTGACCAATCCGGCCTTGGGGGTGCCGGCGCCGATCTTGATGTCGGCGGCCTCACCGCCCTTGAACAGGATCATGGTCGGGATCGAACGCACGCCATACTGCGCGGCGATGCCGGGGTTTTCATCGACATTGAGCTTGACGATCTTGACCTTGCCTTCCATCTCGCCCGAAATCTCTTCGAGGATCGGGGCGATCGCCCGGCAGGGACCGCACCATTCCGCCCAGAAATCGACGAGCACGGGTTCTTTCGAGCCCAGGACTTCTGTGGAGAAATTGGCGTCTGTTACGTGTCCGGTCATGGCACTACCTTTATTGTCAGGCCCCACATATGGACCTTTGAGAATTACGTTACACTATAGCTAGGCAGAGTCGGAAGCCAGTTCAAGCCTCCCTGTCACGCGTCCTTCTCACAGCACCGTGACGTCGCCCACCGCCGCGTCGAGCAGACCGGCGGGAAGGGTCATCAGGCGCGAATTTTCCGTCCACAGGATCGCCGCCTCGACACGCCTGCCCGCAAAAAGCCGCTGCGCCGCCAGCCGGTACAGGGCCAATTGGTGCACATAGCCCGCCGAAACCGCTTCGGGCCGCTCGGGCACCATGCCATCGGATTTATAATCGACAACCAGCACGCTTTCCCCCGCCACCAGCCTGTCGATCCGCCCTTCCAGCCGCGCATTCGCGTCGCCCTGTCGCACCACAATCGAAAACGGCACCTCGGCCCGGCTGTCAGTGCCGAACAGCCCGGCCAGATCCGGGTCGGAAAGGATCGCCAGGCCCCGCTCGGCCACCGGCCCGGCAAGCTCTGGATCGTCGGGCAAAAGCGTCTGCGCCGCGCTCAGCGCCACAGCCTCCCTGCGCTCCTGAGGTGCGGCACTCAAATGCTGCAGCAGCGTGTGCAGGGCAATCCCCCGCATCCGGGCCCCGCGCGCATCGAGCAGGCTTTCCGCAGCCGTTTCCAGCCCCAACGGTGCCCACACGTCATCGTGCCGCGATGGGGTGATGATCGGCAGCCCGGCCCGTCTTGGCGGCGGCCCCAGCGTCAATGGCTGCGTTGCGGCACGCACATCATCGCCCGCCTCCCCAGCCGCCACTGCACTGGCTTCCAGCGCCGGAAACCGCAACACATCGCCCCGATGGTCGGAGGTCGTGGCGCTCTCGCCGCCCAGCGCGCCCGAGACCGCCCCGAACCAGGTTTCCTCGACCTTTGTCCGGCTGTCGAGCGTGCCCGCAATGTGCAGCGCCTCCTCGGCCCGCGTCATCCCCACATAGAGATTGCGCCAATATTCAGCGATATTGCGCGCCTCCACCTCGGCCCGCAGCGGCCGCGACGCCTCGCAATGGCTGTCCTTGCCCGGGCAATAGAGCAAAAACGCATCGCCATCATGGGTGCCGAAAAAGACGCAGTCGGACACCGCCCGCGGCTTGGTCGCCGCATCGGCAAGGATCACGACGGGCGCTTCGAGCCCCTTGGCTCCATGCACCGTCATCACCCGCACGCCCGCCGCCCGGGCCACGAGATCGCGCTTGATGACGATGTCGGACGCCCGCATCGCCGCCACGAATCCGGTCAGCGAGGGCTGATCGGACGTCTCGTGCTCGAGCGCCAGATCCAAAAATTCGGCGATCACCTCGTCCACTTCCTCGCCCAGCCGCGCGTGAAACTGTTTCAGCCCGCCCTGCTGGTAGAGCACATGCGCGAAAAACTCGTATGGCCGGTCGAAATCGAGCCGCTGCCGCAGCCCGCCTAGGCGCTGATAAGCCGCCTGCGCCGCCTCCATATCGCTCGCGCCCAGCCGCTCGTAAAGGCTCAGTTTTCCCCGCCCATGAGCCAGCGTGAACAATTGCTCCTCGGAAATCGCAAACAGCGGCGAACGCAGGATTGCCGCCAGCGTCAGATCGTCGGCCGGGTTGAGTAGGAAATCGGCAAGTCCCAGAAGATCGTCGATGGCGATATGGGCCGAAACCGGCAGCCGGTCGGCGCCGGGGCTGGCGATATTGCGCTGCTTTAACGCCCGCACGATCTCGGGAAAAATCCCCTTGCGCTTC carries:
- the trxA gene encoding thioredoxin; protein product: MTGHVTDANFSTEVLGSKEPVLVDFWAEWCGPCRAIAPILEEISGEMEGKVKIVKLNVDENPGIAAQYGVRSIPTMILFKGGEAADIKIGAGTPKAGLVKWLEGHAA
- a CDS encoding transporter substrate-binding domain-containing protein; this translates as MFFHFQRVALFAIIAFSTAIATGPASAQSVPPADEALTVGVYVHPPFVMEADGQFEGMAIELWQWLASRLDLESEYVAFNTVGALVDATASGEVDVAVTNITVTRGRAERIDFTHPWFDAGQRIMVNEFSGGDFSDLVAGLSESGHLRAYGWIAVVIIVATVLVTLFDRRFDKDFPRRWRDGLAEGFYTVMSVATSGKPPARKNLFGWMGRFWQGLWLVCGIAVLAYLTSSVTSVMTTLSLNNQINTVADLPGRPVGVQPGSVSEDYARQAGLTIRPFDHIDQAVEALVAGRIEAIVGDAPVLEYYAHTNPQQSVSVVGPIFAPDKYGFGLPQRSEMTRQLSVELIGAHESGLIADLKTRYFGDES